CACCGGGCGGCCGGGAAAGTGGCCGTTGAAAAACGGTTCGTCGATACTCACGTTCTTGAGCGTGAGTACGCGGTCGCCGCCGAATTCCAGCACCCGATCGACCATCAGGAACGGGTAGCGATGAGGCAGCCGGCGCAGCAGGCCGGCGAGGTCGAGCGCGGGCGAGTTGCCGTTCACGGCGCGGCTGCTACCTCGAGATGCTCGAGCGCTTGTGGGTCGAGCTTCCGGTGCCGGTCGGTTCGGGAGCGCCTGCGGGCGCCGCGCCCTCGACACCGGCCTGCGACGGCGGCGCCTGAGCCCATCGCGGATCGGGAGCCAGCGTGCCGGCCTTGACGTTCATCGAGTCGTAGGTGTGGATGACTTGATCGGTAATGTCGGCCGAGGGGACGCCCCACAGGAGCCCGCCCTTTTCCATTACCACCGTGTAGCCGGCCTTTTCGCCCAGCTCGCGCACGACGGTGGCGAGGTCGCGAACGATCGCGGCGGTGGCCTCATTATCCTTGTGGTGAAGCTCGTCGCGCTCGTTTTTGACGTCGTCCTCGAAGACGCGCATCTTTTTGGCCAGATCGTCCTCGAGGTTCTGGCGCTGGTCGGGCGACATCAGCATGCCCTTCTTGTCGAGCTCCTCCTTGAGGCCCTGGGCCTCGGCCTGCTCGCGCTGGAGCCGAGCCTGCGCCCGTTCGGCCTCGACGCGGATGTTGGAGCGCGCGCGTTTGCCGTTGTTGCATTCGTTTAGCGCGCGCTGAATATCGACGTAAGCGACTTTGACGTCGGCGCGCGCCGGAATGGCGGCAGCCATTGAGATTAGCACCGCCCCCAAAATCAGACCTTGCCTCATCGAAGTGAGAATCCTCCCCTGAAAACTACCATGCCAGGATACTGGCGACGGTCGACTCGTGAAGCCCGCACCGCGATAAATCGGGACCGCAGGGACCATCGAACTTAGGGCGCTATTTAACCCTATCCGGCGCGTCCTACGCTATAGCCGCGCTCCCGCGCGTCAGAGCGGGGCTCCCGCGCCAAAGTCGAACACGGTGTGCTGATCGTTGGGCCGCGGGTTGAGCGGTTTGGCGATATCGACATTGATCGGACCAAAAGGCGACTTCCAGAACAAGCCGACGCCCCAGGCATACTGCAAGCCGTCGAGCGTGATCGACTCGCGGGTCAGGAACGAGTTGCCGCCGTCGAAAAATACGCTGCCGCGCAGGCCCAACGCGTCGAGGATCGGAAACCCGATCTGCTGGCTGAACAGCAACTCCTTGCTGCCGCCCACCTGCTCCACCCCGAAGGGCTGGCCGAACTGGTTGAACAGGGTGACTTGCGGACCCAGCGAGTAGATCTCATAGCCGCGCACCTGGCCCTGGCCGTTGAGGCCGCCGGGAAAGAAACGCTCGTAAAGCGGAAGGTTGCCGCCCGTGCCGGTATTAAGCGCGGTGCCGTAGCCGAGTGTGAAGGAGGGCGAGTACACCCATTCGCCGAACCGAGCGTTCTTGATGAACGGGAAGAACCAGTGGCCGTGCAGGACGCCCTTGAAAAATGGCTGGCCGCCCAGACCGGCGAACTCCATATCGAGGGTCTGGACCGAACCGCTGCGCGGATCCCTGGCGTCGTCCACCGTGAAGCGGCGGATCGAGGGCAGGAATTCCGACACCCGGTTGTAGCCCTTCGCGCTCTGGATGTCGAAGGTCGTGAAGGGCGAGAGTCCGCCGATGCCCACGCTTTCGAATTGGTAACCGAGGCCGGCGGTGACGTGCTCGAGCGACAACGGCCCGATTCTGCTCAGACCGAGGTCGGCGAGCGGATAGCCGGTGTTGAGCAGAAAGCCAACTTCGCTCTGGTTGAAGCTGAACAGGTAGAGCTTGTTGTCGAAGCCCTGGATGCTGACCGCGAGCGGCATGTCGAGAAACCAGGGCTCGGTGTAGCTGACGCTCAGGTTTTCGAAGAGAAAGCCGATTTCGGCGCTGAAGGCCGCCGACTCGCCGCCGCCGAACAGGTTGGTGTTCTGCAGCAGGAAGGTGCCGAACAGCGAGGAGGCGCTGTCGTACCCGCCGCCGACCTGGAAGGAAGAAGTATTGCCCTCCTGCACGTTGACGTCGAGATTGATCTTATCGGGCTGGCGCGCCGGCTCGGTCGAGAGGCGCACGCTCTGGAAGTAGCCGAGCCCATCCAGCCGCTGCTTGGAGGCCTGGATCTTGGACGCGGAATAGGGCTCCTGCTCCTGCACTTTGATCTCGCGCCGGATGACTTTGTCGGAAGTCTTGGTGTTGCCGGAAATCTTGATCCGGTCGATCAGAACCTCGTTGCCCGGCGTGATCGCGTAGGTGACGTCGACCTTATGCGCGGTCGGGTTGATCTGCGTACGCGGGTCGACGTTGACGAAGGCGTAGCCGCGGTCGGAATAGAAGTCCGAGAGCGTCAGCACGTCGTGCTCCATCTCGGCGCCGCTGAAGACCCGGTCGGGCTTGAGCGTGAGCTTGGGGGTCAGATCGCTCTTGGGAAACTTCAGATCGCCGGCCACACCGACCTTGCCCACGGTAAAGATCGGGCCCTCATCGATCGTCACCGTGACGATGATTGAATTGCCGTGGCGGGTAACCGCAGGATCGCCGATATGCACCTGCAGGTAACCGTGGTTGTAGTAGTAGGCGCTGAGGCGATCGACGTCATCCTGCAGCTTGGTGCGGTCGAGCGAGCCGGTGTTGAAGATAAAGCTCAGAAGATTGTGCTTGCGCGTTTCCATCAACGTGCTCAACCTGCTGTCGGAGAACGCCTTGTTGCCGACGAACTTGATCGCGCTTATCTCGACCAGCGGACCTTCACTCACGTCAAATACGCCGACCGCGGTGTTATTGGGTCCGGGAATCGTGCGAAAGGTGACGTTGGCGTCCAGGTAACCCTTGCCCTGGTAGACGGTGCGCAGGGCCTGGATGCTCGATTGCACGAGCTGCGGGTCTTCGATCACGCCCGAATGGAGCTTGATTGCGCCCACCACTTCGTCGGCCGTGGGCTTGATCTCCTTCATCCCCTCGGTGCGGACGTCGGTTATGAGTGGCCGTTCCTTGACGTGATAGGTGAGGACCGCCTGTCCGCCCGCCTGGTCGACGCTCGCGTGGACATCGGTAAAAAAGCCCATCTTGTAGATGGCCTTGACGTCCTGATCGACGACCGCGTCGTTGAACGGCTGGCCGGGCTGGGCGGTTATGTGGATGCGGATCGCGTCTTCTTCGACGCGCTGGTTACCGACGATGCGGACGCGCGAGATTATCG
The sequence above is drawn from the Candidatus Binataceae bacterium genome and encodes:
- a CDS encoding OmpH family outer membrane protein, coding for MAAAIPARADVKVAYVDIQRALNECNNGKRARSNIRVEAERAQARLQREQAEAQGLKEELDKKGMLMSPDQRQNLEDDLAKKMRVFEDDVKNERDELHHKDNEATAAIVRDLATVVRELGEKAGYTVVMEKGGLLWGVPSADITDQVIHTYDSMNVKAGTLAPDPRWAQAPPSQAGVEGAAPAGAPEPTGTGSSTHKRSSISR
- the bamA gene encoding outer membrane protein assembly factor BamA: MALALAAAGALAQPQPIISRVRIVGNQRVEEDAIRIHITAQPGQPFNDAVVDQDVKAIYKMGFFTDVHASVDQAGGQAVLTYHVKERPLITDVRTEGMKEIKPTADEVVGAIKLHSGVIEDPQLVQSSIQALRTVYQGKGYLDANVTFRTIPGPNNTAVGVFDVSEGPLVEISAIKFVGNKAFSDSRLSTLMETRKHNLLSFIFNTGSLDRTKLQDDVDRLSAYYYNHGYLQVHIGDPAVTRHGNSIIVTVTIDEGPIFTVGKVGVAGDLKFPKSDLTPKLTLKPDRVFSGAEMEHDVLTLSDFYSDRGYAFVNVDPRTQINPTAHKVDVTYAITPGNEVLIDRIKISGNTKTSDKVIRREIKVQEQEPYSASKIQASKQRLDGLGYFQSVRLSTEPARQPDKINLDVNVQEGNTSSFQVGGGYDSASSLFGTFLLQNTNLFGGGESAAFSAEIGFLFENLSVSYTEPWFLDMPLAVSIQGFDNKLYLFSFNQSEVGFLLNTGYPLADLGLSRIGPLSLEHVTAGLGYQFESVGIGGLSPFTTFDIQSAKGYNRVSEFLPSIRRFTVDDARDPRSGSVQTLDMEFAGLGGQPFFKGVLHGHWFFPFIKNARFGEWVYSPSFTLGYGTALNTGTGGNLPLYERFFPGGLNGQGQVRGYEIYSLGPQVTLFNQFGQPFGVEQVGGSKELLFSQQIGFPILDALGLRGSVFFDGGNSFLTRESITLDGLQYAWGVGLFWKSPFGPINVDIAKPLNPRPNDQHTVFDFGAGAPL